The Trichosurus vulpecula isolate mTriVul1 chromosome 4, mTriVul1.pri, whole genome shotgun sequence genome contains a region encoding:
- the FCRLA gene encoding Fc receptor-like A isoform X1, producing MLLWDSAPWAPVLSPVRLWAALLLLGTAGGRAVFQSQPMTLQYEGGSPPESVSNHDKQDSRTSSFSSHISQTSGTESEGYSYKTFEGYTFSNPLHLIVSYDWLILQVPAQPVFEGDSLILHCLAWGDWPLSQVTFYRDSSALGPPGPDPAFSIGMVHAVDSGHYHCSGIFKRPGPGAKKAAAVFLRVQELFPPPTMTATPSTKPQEGSQMTLSCETKLSPQRSASLLHFSFYKDGRMFRAKDRSPKYRFPEVQLGDSGSYWCETATEDGQIRKQSPRLEIRVQNSSSRSPPRATAPSTSDPTPKKPAVPKPVPPDPQKPPQSSPPSSESQPSDGTCSKPLLTTQDPYLNYQMQILLRHMQDVRTLLGHVVLELRDLSGHLQSRASEAAEGPAPKAHGAPGTSKGPQRE from the exons ATGTTATTGTGGGACTCTGCTCCCTGGGCTCCTGTCCTCTCTCCTGTGAGACTGTGGGCAGCTCTGCTGCTCCTGG GAACAGCTGGTGGTCGAGCTG TGTTCCAGAGCCAACCAATGACACTGCAGTATGAGGGAGGATCACCTCCTGAGAGTGTCAGCAACCATGACAAGCAGGACTCCAGGACATCAAGCTTCAGCTCTCACATCAGCCAGACCTCTGGGACAGAATCAGAGGGATATTCTTATAAGACCTTCGAGGGCTATACTTTCAGCAACCCCTTACACTTGATTGTATCATATG ATTGGCTGATACTACAGGTCCCGGCCCAGCCTGTGTTCGAGGGTGACTCTCTTATCCTTCACTGCCTGGCATGGGGGGACTGGCCTCTGTCCCAGGTCACCTTCTACAGAGATAGCTCAGCCTTGGGCCCCCCCGGGCCTGACCCGGCATTCTCCATTGGCATGGTTCATGCAGTGGACAGTGGGCACTATCACTGCAGTGGCATCTTCAAGAGGCCTGGCcctggagccaagaaggcagctgCTGTATTCCTTAGAGTACAAG AGCTGTTTCCACCTCCAACAATGACAGCAACCCCTTCCACAAAGCCCCAGGAGGGGAGCCAAATGACCCTGAGCTGTGAGACAAAGCTGAGCCCCCAGAGATCAGCCTCCCTGCTTCACTTCTCCTTCTACAAGGACGGCAGGATGTTTCGGGCCAAAGACAGGTCCCCAAAATATAGGTTCCCAGAAGTGCAGCTGGGAGACTCTGGGTCTTACTGGTGTGAGACAGCCACAGAGGATGGCCAGATCCGGAAGCAGAGCCCCAGGCTTGAGATTCGGGTGCAAA ATTCTTCCTCAAGAAGCCCTCCAAGAGCAACTGCTCCATCTACTTCAGATCCAACTCCTAAAAAACCAGCAGTTCCGAAACCAGTTCCTCCAGATCCCCAAAAACCACCTCAATCCAGTCCCCCTTCTTCAGAGAGCCAGCCTTCTGATGGTACATGCTCCAAACCTCTTCTAACAACGCAAGACCCCTACCTGAACTACCAGATGCAAATCCTGCTTCGTCACATGCAGGATGTAAGAACCCTGTTGGGCCACGTGGTTCTAGAACTCAGGGATCTCTCTGGCCACCTTCAGTCCAGGGCTTCAGAGGCAGCTGAAGGGCCAGCCCCCAAGGCCCATGGGGCTCCAGGAACTTcaaaggggccacagagggaatGA
- the FCRLA gene encoding Fc receptor-like A isoform X2, which translates to MTLQYEGGSPPESVSNHDKQDSRTSSFSSHISQTSGTESEGYSYKTFEGYTFSNPLHLIVSYDWLILQVPAQPVFEGDSLILHCLAWGDWPLSQVTFYRDSSALGPPGPDPAFSIGMVHAVDSGHYHCSGIFKRPGPGAKKAAAVFLRVQELFPPPTMTATPSTKPQEGSQMTLSCETKLSPQRSASLLHFSFYKDGRMFRAKDRSPKYRFPEVQLGDSGSYWCETATEDGQIRKQSPRLEIRVQNSSSRSPPRATAPSTSDPTPKKPAVPKPVPPDPQKPPQSSPPSSESQPSDGTCSKPLLTTQDPYLNYQMQILLRHMQDVRTLLGHVVLELRDLSGHLQSRASEAAEGPAPKAHGAPGTSKGPQRE; encoded by the exons ATGACACTGCAGTATGAGGGAGGATCACCTCCTGAGAGTGTCAGCAACCATGACAAGCAGGACTCCAGGACATCAAGCTTCAGCTCTCACATCAGCCAGACCTCTGGGACAGAATCAGAGGGATATTCTTATAAGACCTTCGAGGGCTATACTTTCAGCAACCCCTTACACTTGATTGTATCATATG ATTGGCTGATACTACAGGTCCCGGCCCAGCCTGTGTTCGAGGGTGACTCTCTTATCCTTCACTGCCTGGCATGGGGGGACTGGCCTCTGTCCCAGGTCACCTTCTACAGAGATAGCTCAGCCTTGGGCCCCCCCGGGCCTGACCCGGCATTCTCCATTGGCATGGTTCATGCAGTGGACAGTGGGCACTATCACTGCAGTGGCATCTTCAAGAGGCCTGGCcctggagccaagaaggcagctgCTGTATTCCTTAGAGTACAAG AGCTGTTTCCACCTCCAACAATGACAGCAACCCCTTCCACAAAGCCCCAGGAGGGGAGCCAAATGACCCTGAGCTGTGAGACAAAGCTGAGCCCCCAGAGATCAGCCTCCCTGCTTCACTTCTCCTTCTACAAGGACGGCAGGATGTTTCGGGCCAAAGACAGGTCCCCAAAATATAGGTTCCCAGAAGTGCAGCTGGGAGACTCTGGGTCTTACTGGTGTGAGACAGCCACAGAGGATGGCCAGATCCGGAAGCAGAGCCCCAGGCTTGAGATTCGGGTGCAAA ATTCTTCCTCAAGAAGCCCTCCAAGAGCAACTGCTCCATCTACTTCAGATCCAACTCCTAAAAAACCAGCAGTTCCGAAACCAGTTCCTCCAGATCCCCAAAAACCACCTCAATCCAGTCCCCCTTCTTCAGAGAGCCAGCCTTCTGATGGTACATGCTCCAAACCTCTTCTAACAACGCAAGACCCCTACCTGAACTACCAGATGCAAATCCTGCTTCGTCACATGCAGGATGTAAGAACCCTGTTGGGCCACGTGGTTCTAGAACTCAGGGATCTCTCTGGCCACCTTCAGTCCAGGGCTTCAGAGGCAGCTGAAGGGCCAGCCCCCAAGGCCCATGGGGCTCCAGGAACTTcaaaggggccacagagggaatGA